The sequence CTTTGCACAAATTAAAATCCAAATAATCGAAAAAAGCTCAAATGATACAGCAAAACAATGGTCACTTTTTTACTTTACAGACAGTGTACTTAATTTCTGGTTCCTGCTGCAAATTTACTTTAATACACATCTCCTAATTATAAAAGCCTTCCTTCCCATGTTTCCATATAGGCCTCTGTGGATTGCTCATACAGCCCTCCCTCAGGGGCACAGTAATCCACGGGCACTGCTCCCACTTGTCCCTCAAGAATCGAGCTCTCTTCTGGAACAAAACACTCCAGAAACCAAATTAGCAGCGAGGAAGAGCTCGATCCACCTGGCAGCACCTTTGCAGTTACCTGCAAGGCTCAGCAGCCTTTTCCTCGGCCACTTCACTGGGgagagggaggcagcagggaaggtTTACTAGAGCACGGAGCCTCCCGAAGGCGCCGGCCGTGTGAGGCAGCCGGGGGCCCCCACCCGGGCACGGGGCCGCGACCGCCCGGCGCCTCCGGAGAGCACGGGGCAGCGCGGGGCGCCTCGGGGCGGCCCCGAGCCCGCCCGGGAGGGCAGGTGGAGCTCTGGGCTGCGGCCCCTCCGCCTCCCGCCCGAGCCCGCACCGAGCCCAGCCGAGCCGCCCCTTCCcgagcccgcccggccccgccgctcgcgGGAGCCCCCGTGCCCAGGGCCGGCGGCGACGGGCGCGGCCCGGGAGGGGAGGTGTGGGTGTAAGCACAGCAGCGGGGAGACGCGGGCAGCTCCGCGCGGGCACAGcgggggagcggggcgggggctcATTTATATCCCGGGAGCTAATTTGGGAAGCGGGATAACCCGCCCCGCGCGGCACCTGCCGCCAGCACTCACCCCATCCCGCGGAGAGGCGGCGGCCCCTTTAAGACCGCGGGGGACCCCTCCCTCCGGCCCTCCCGCCCTCCCCCGCCGCGCGCCTCCCGGGCCGCCAATCGGCGGCGGCGACGCAGCCAGGGCTGCGGGCAGCCAATCCGCGCGCCGCTTGGTGACCGCAGGGGAGGCGAGCGGCAAGATGGCGGCGCCGGCAGAGGCAGCGGCCGTGGCGGCTCCCTCGCAGCCCGAGGTGGCCGCGGGCTCGGCCGCCTCCGCCGTGGTGCTGCCGgagcggctgcagcggcgggaagCGGAGCGGCAGCAGGGCGTGGAGCGGCAGCGGCAGAAGAAGGAGGCGCAGGTAGTGAAGGAGGAGCAGAGCGAGTTCTTCCTGGCCGCCTTCGCCCGGGAGCGGGAGGCCGTGGAGGCGCTGCTGGCGGCGGGGACGCTGGAGGAGGCGGCCGCCCGCCTGCAGGCGCTGCAGAAGCTGCTGACGGGCAGCGTGCGGTTCCTGGCGCCCTACGAGGTGCGGCAGGGGCAGGAGACCGTGGCGCGGCTGCAGGGGGACTTGGCGGCGCggcggcagcagctgcagcccaagaAGAAATTCGCCTTCCGCGCCCTCAAGAAGGAAGCGGCCCCGGGCAGCGCCCCGCGCCCCGCCGAGCCCGCCCCGCCGGACCCCGCCGCGCCCGAGCTCGGCCCCGGCATCGCCGAGGGCGAGTCGGGCGGGCCGCCGCTGTGCGGGTTCAGCGGCGCCCAGGACGCGGAGCTGGAGCTCGGCCCCGCGGAGCTGCTGCAGCGGGACGTGCTGCTGGCGGAGCTGCGCGGCTGCCGGGTGCGGCTCCGCGGCAACCCCAACACGCTGCGGGTGCGCGACTGCAGCGGCTGCACCGTGCTCTGCGGGCCCGTGTCCACCTCCGTGCTGGTGGACGGCTGCAGCGACTGCCTGCTGGCGCTGGCCTGCCAGCAGCTCCGCACCCACCGCACCCGCGACTGCCGCGTCTACGTGCAGGTGACCAGCCGCGCCGTGATCGAGGCCTGCTCCGAGGTCTCCTTCGCCCCCTACTCTTGGAGCTACCCCGGGATCGAGCGAGATTTCGAGTCGTCTGGGCTGGACAGAAACAGTAACAACTGGAACCTGGTGGATGACTTTGACTGGCTGGCGACTGACAGGCCCTCGCCCAACTGGAGCCTGATCCCCGAGCGGGAGAGAATCACTAGCTGGGACTGACTGCGGAGATCCTCGTGTAAACGCACTGATCCACAAACTGTGGGACTTAATCCCCGATGTGCCATTACATTATCCCATTCTGTATTCAAATTTCGAATTACAATGTATGGCTGGGTTTCTTAGTTGAAGCATACCAGTCAAATAGAGTTTACTGTTCTTGCACAAGTTGCTGCTGTAATCTGTATGTATCACTGTGGGATTTGCCAATTTCTGAAGTACCTCATTGTGAGTTAAAACTTATTAAGGTGGGACAAAGGCCACTGATACACAAACCACAATGAGGCTCTGTTAGAGCTGTTGTGCTGCTTTCATTCACCTATGCAGACTCTGAAATAGCTGCAAGTAGTGCAAACTGTACTGGAATGAAAAGATCAAATACCAAATTTCCCATGTTGTGTGGCTCTCATGTTCTGATGGCAGCACAGTGTCTCTTGGGGGTGTGCAGGTCACTACTGCTGTGAGGTAATGGGGTGAAAAAGGTTCATTTAAAGGGAGAGTTTCTAACTGCACAGTGCAGCAGACTGAGAGGCATCCTAGGCTATGGTACAAAGATGAGCCAGTTTCTGTTGGACTGGTTTAAATCTCTTAGTTGGCTTTAGGCTTTTCTTTCAAGTGAGAGAAGTCTAAAGGATAAAGGTGTTCCAATAAATATCTAATGCTCTCCTAATATACTGATTACTCAAAATTCAGAAACCtatggagtctgtataaatactAAAGGTTCACGATCTGTAAATGCCATGTGAAAGGATGCTGCTTCTGTAAGCAGCTGGAGGCATCCAGCAAGTGCTGATGAACATCACAGAAGCTGGGTTAACTGTTCCTCTGCAAGCTGAAGCTTCAGGGCAGAGATGTTCAGGGATGTCCCATTAATTTTCCAGACAACAGGCTTTGTGTGCTGTGATCCTGATTtgcagcactgtgctgctgcatgTGTGCAGTGCTGGCAGAGAGAGTCAGCAAAACAGAAAGAAGAGGTGCTATATTCCAATTCCAGATTTGCATGTTGCATAAAGTGCAGAATAATTTAAGTCTCTTCACTCCTGCTACATAGTAATAAAGTAGCAGCACTGGAATGCAGTGTCTTTACCGTGCCCTGTTAGTGGTGCTGAAGTGACCACTGTCCATATATAAAGTATACATAGCAGTTTTAGGTTTCTGAAACCCCTCCTTAACTTGTGACATTTTTCAATAAATAATTGTTTATCTTGCCTTAGCTTAAAGCTTTATTGTAAAACTTAAAATTCTTTATGCTGTGCAGCCATCATCTATGTGCCTCTGACAGACACTAAATCCTAGCTGAACTATCAAAAACTGCATCACTCACAGGAGAAGTACCTGAAACTTCACTTAGGTGCTTGTCTGGTCTTGAGCAGAAAATGTTTTTCTAGAAGTTGTTTTCAGCATATTTAATTTAAAGGGGGAGggcaaaagggattttttttataTTCCTGACAATTTTCAGTTTTGTTTACTTCTGTTAATGTATATTTTTTGACTGAATTGGATTTTGCATTTCAAATATACTTGTTTTGAATTATTTTAGTTGTTCCTTTACTATTGAGCCTTCTTTGCACTGACAGCATCATAAAATGATTTAAAGATACACCCTCAGTCTTACTTTAATGTAATCATTTATATCCTTTGTTAGAGGGATGTGATCAGTTGTGGCTGTCAAGTTATTTTAACACATCCCTCTTGGTACAGAATCTGATTTTGTAGTTAATTGTTCTCCAGATCAATCCTGTTAGCATCCTCTAGCCTTGAGATTGCAAAATGTTCAGCCTGCAAGAATTACAGTAATGCCTTTGTTCTGCTTGCCCTGAGCTCTGAACATTGACACCTCCTTCCTGTGGTGATGGATCCTGGCAGTTCCAGACAGGGAAGGAGACCCCAGGCAGTACCAGGGGTGCACTGAGGCTTCCCAGCCTTCCTCCCATGGAAGTGCCATGTCCTGTTCCAGCTCCTGGCCCACGGCATGCAGTTCTGCCTGAATAAACAACAGGAGTCAAAACATGGAAGCTTGAACTTCGGTTTCTCTCTGAAATTACTTCCTTGGGGATGTTTTTCACAAACCAGTTATTGACATCCTAGCTCCTACTGTTTTCCTTCCTCCAAACACTTGACTTTGGTCAAACCACAGTTGGCAGGTAATAGTTTCCAGGAACTTGGTGCCAGACAATTACCCTAAAGATTTGGCATTACCTTTGTAATACAGAACACATAACTGGCTCTTGCTCAGGCATGGTGTGAAACGACATTCAATCTGACAGCAGTAAATCCAGAAAAATTTGGTCAGGCAATTACCTAAATGTGATTTATAGTTCTAAACATACAATCtcatatatacttatatatatatatatatatacatatacacacacacacacagagttgcACATGTTTCCAAACACTTTTTTTGAATTGTACTTCCCTGATATAGAATCATAACAGAAATTCAAGACTGTTTTGAAACAGCAGTCTGTTAATGCTGTATGAGAATTTATGCACTAGTAAAGGTTTACTAGCATGCTCATGGGCTATTCAGTATAGAAATTGCAACTTTTTTGGGTCTCTAAGGAAGAGAAGGCAAACTCCTAAGTATTTCTAATCAGCTGGCAATCACCCTGCATAATGTACAACTGAAGTGAACAAAGTCTCTTCAAGAACTCTAGCTCTGGTTTGCATCACAGTGCCACCCGTTCCACCAGGAGCTTCTTTAAAAATAATGTACTTTAAAGAAATTAATGATGCTAGACATCACAAGGGGCTGCAAAACAAACGCCTGCTGGAGGCATGGGATAACAGAACATCAGCACCACAAACCTTGTGCAAATTTGCCCTGAAGAGAAGCTACAGGCagaaagtttataaaaat comes from Melospiza melodia melodia isolate bMelMel2 chromosome 3, bMelMel2.pri, whole genome shotgun sequence and encodes:
- the TBCC gene encoding tubulin-specific chaperone C: MAAPAEAAAVAAPSQPEVAAGSAASAVVLPERLQRREAERQQGVERQRQKKEAQVVKEEQSEFFLAAFAREREAVEALLAAGTLEEAAARLQALQKLLTGSVRFLAPYEVRQGQETVARLQGDLAARRQQLQPKKKFAFRALKKEAAPGSAPRPAEPAPPDPAAPELGPGIAEGESGGPPLCGFSGAQDAELELGPAELLQRDVLLAELRGCRVRLRGNPNTLRVRDCSGCTVLCGPVSTSVLVDGCSDCLLALACQQLRTHRTRDCRVYVQVTSRAVIEACSEVSFAPYSWSYPGIERDFESSGLDRNSNNWNLVDDFDWLATDRPSPNWSLIPERERITSWD